The following are encoded together in the Kribbella sp. CA-293567 genome:
- a CDS encoding carbohydrate ABC transporter permease: MAVAEAETTTAAPAPGTGTPAPARRGRPLWARLLPYLLVAPTIVGTAYLLVYPLIRNLLISLQKFGIAQLIRGGAEFVGLDNYAQILSDDMFWGVVARTFVFTAINVSLIMVLATLVALLIGALGKWMRFAVMGGLVVAWAIPVIAATTVFQWLFQSQLGVVNWILVALGFEQFDGKAWFADGNSTFAIIVFLIVWQSVPFAALTLYAAITTVPKELHESAQIDGAGSVKTFWLITFPILRPMFGLILCLEVIWVFKCFVQIWAISQGGPGNATLTLPVYAYQIAQSLNRYDLGAAISMVTVLILAVVLLAYFRQMFKEEGEL; the protein is encoded by the coding sequence ATGGCTGTGGCTGAAGCAGAGACCACCACAGCAGCCCCCGCCCCCGGGACCGGTACGCCGGCCCCGGCCCGGCGGGGGCGACCCCTGTGGGCCCGTCTGCTGCCCTATCTCCTGGTCGCGCCGACCATCGTCGGTACGGCGTACCTGCTGGTCTATCCGCTGATCCGCAACCTGCTGATCTCGCTGCAGAAGTTCGGCATCGCGCAGCTGATCCGCGGTGGCGCCGAGTTCGTCGGCCTCGACAACTACGCGCAGATCCTGTCCGACGACATGTTCTGGGGCGTGGTCGCCCGGACCTTCGTCTTCACCGCCATCAACGTCAGCCTGATCATGGTGCTGGCCACCCTGGTCGCCCTGCTGATCGGTGCCCTGGGCAAGTGGATGCGGTTCGCCGTGATGGGTGGCCTGGTGGTCGCCTGGGCGATCCCGGTGATCGCCGCGACCACCGTCTTCCAGTGGCTGTTCCAGTCCCAGCTGGGGGTGGTGAACTGGATCCTGGTCGCGCTCGGCTTCGAGCAGTTCGACGGCAAGGCCTGGTTCGCCGACGGCAACTCGACCTTCGCGATCATCGTCTTCCTGATCGTCTGGCAGTCGGTGCCGTTCGCGGCGCTGACCCTGTACGCCGCGATCACGACGGTGCCGAAGGAACTGCACGAGTCGGCCCAGATCGACGGCGCCGGCTCGGTGAAGACGTTCTGGCTGATCACCTTCCCGATCCTGCGGCCGATGTTCGGGCTGATCCTGTGCCTGGAGGTGATCTGGGTGTTCAAGTGCTTCGTCCAGATCTGGGCGATCAGCCAGGGCGGCCCGGGCAACGCCACCCTGACGCTGCCCGTCTACGCCTACCAGATCGCCCAGTCGCTGAACCGCTACGACCTGGGGGCGGCGATCTCGATGGTCACCGTACTGATCCTGGCCGTCGTCCTGCTGGCCTACTTCCGGCAGATGTTCAAGGAGGAGGGCGAACTGTGA